The following proteins are encoded in a genomic region of Clostridium kluyveri:
- a CDS encoding ABC transporter permease, protein MFQNNNNAVVKKLTKRMVHTNKSRNIYVIAAVTLTALLITFIFSIGMSFLKSYKIQQVRLMGTEAHAAVTRVTDDQIKKLKSLDYVKIVGLQSYVAGVKNTSKMKNMSASLYWYDKTEWEQFRVPTNTNVVGNYPKKYNEIMVPLWMLENMGVKNPTIGMKMPLDFSVNTEDNKFESQTFVLSGYFKDYVNIRSGNTDVMLVSKEFAEKNGMSVKENGAASVIYKDSKNINKYNKQLVKDLSIAGNQKIKTSPIYDETNNEDLPYTLLAFGIIICFIMFTGYLLIYNVLYISISKDTRFYGLLKTIGTTPRQLSNIVKGQALRLSAVGIPLGLVFGAILSFLAVPMALSTVDLDTGVEISFNPLIFIGGAFFALITTLIGAYKPAKIAGKITPIESMNYTGINLKGKIKRSVDGGKLYKMAWRNIFRNRKRAFIVFISLFLGITTFMTVTCLISSMNMDNFIASYVKNDFILENNTLSIGTTGEKKQKFNKDFFKKIKSIEGITALHTTSLEGMHMKYSPEQFEKHVKWFMKRFNIKENTTEKNIQQVFFGYIIGIDSSYIEEFNKGRKKPIDVEAFERGEFALIGTDNPEIYSGVNEMDVTIESTKTSLKIPLGGFIPWGFQYAGGGMAPNIYMSNKALEKLAANPFVYKVNIDVEDNFEKQALEKIKSLTDNDHEITRISKIEQQEMMHDAKITMYILGGGVTLILALIGVLNFVNVMSTGIMVRRHEFAIMESLGMTKKQMRKMLRFEGILYAGMTTVLVGLFGSVITFGLFKLFQQQADYAVFSYPYLQLLCSIIIIFFICVITPEIQYRVSTRCSVVERLREIE, encoded by the coding sequence TTGTTTCAAAATAATAACAATGCAGTGGTAAAAAAACTTACCAAAAGAATGGTGCACACAAATAAGTCCCGAAATATATATGTAATTGCTGCGGTTACCCTTACTGCACTTTTGATTACTTTTATATTTAGTATAGGCATGAGTTTTTTAAAATCCTATAAGATTCAACAGGTACGACTTATGGGAACTGAAGCCCATGCTGCAGTTACAAGGGTCACTGACGACCAAATTAAAAAATTAAAATCTTTAGACTATGTAAAAATTGTAGGACTTCAAAGCTATGTGGCAGGAGTGAAAAATACCTCTAAAATGAAAAATATGTCTGCCAGCCTATACTGGTATGACAAAACTGAGTGGGAGCAGTTTAGAGTCCCTACAAATACCAATGTGGTAGGAAATTACCCTAAAAAGTACAATGAAATCATGGTTCCACTGTGGATGCTTGAAAATATGGGTGTTAAAAATCCTACAATAGGAATGAAAATGCCACTTGATTTTTCTGTAAATACTGAAGATAATAAATTTGAAAGCCAGACTTTTGTATTATCAGGGTATTTTAAAGACTATGTAAATATTCGTTCGGGAAATACGGATGTAATGCTTGTATCTAAGGAATTTGCGGAGAAAAATGGAATGTCAGTTAAAGAAAATGGTGCTGCATCTGTAATTTATAAAGACAGTAAAAATATTAATAAATACAATAAGCAGCTGGTTAAAGATTTATCTATCGCTGGAAATCAAAAAATTAAAACCTCACCTATATATGATGAAACAAATAATGAGGATTTACCTTACACTTTACTTGCCTTTGGAATTATTATATGTTTTATTATGTTTACGGGTTATTTGCTTATTTACAATGTGCTCTACATTTCAATTTCAAAGGATACTAGGTTTTATGGACTTCTAAAAACCATTGGCACTACCCCTAGACAATTAAGCAATATAGTAAAAGGTCAGGCACTTAGATTATCTGCAGTGGGAATTCCGTTAGGACTTGTATTTGGAGCTATTCTATCTTTTCTGGCAGTTCCCATGGCCTTAAGTACGGTTGATCTGGATACAGGAGTTGAAATATCTTTTAATCCTTTAATTTTTATAGGAGGAGCATTTTTTGCACTGATTACTACACTGATTGGAGCATATAAGCCTGCAAAAATAGCAGGAAAAATAACTCCCATTGAGTCTATGAACTATACCGGAATAAATTTAAAAGGAAAGATAAAGCGTTCTGTAGATGGAGGAAAATTATACAAAATGGCATGGCGTAATATCTTCCGCAATAGAAAGCGTGCTTTTATAGTGTTTATATCGCTATTTCTAGGCATTACTACTTTCATGACAGTTACCTGTTTGATCTCCAGTATGAATATGGATAATTTTATTGCATCTTATGTGAAAAATGATTTTATCCTTGAAAATAACACTTTAAGTATAGGTACTACTGGTGAAAAGAAGCAAAAATTCAATAAGGATTTTTTTAAAAAAATTAAATCCATAGAAGGGATAACTGCTTTGCATACCACCTCTCTTGAAGGAATGCATATGAAATATAGTCCAGAGCAGTTTGAAAAACATGTAAAATGGTTCATGAAGAGATTTAATATTAAAGAAAATACCACAGAAAAAAATATACAACAGGTGTTTTTTGGATATATCATAGGGATTGACAGCAGTTATATTGAAGAATTTAATAAAGGCAGAAAAAAGCCTATAGATGTTGAAGCTTTTGAGAGAGGGGAATTTGCACTGATTGGAACAGACAATCCAGAGATTTATTCTGGTGTAAATGAAATGGATGTTACTATTGAATCTACAAAGACCAGTTTAAAAATACCCTTGGGAGGATTTATCCCTTGGGGATTTCAGTATGCAGGAGGAGGAATGGCTCCTAATATTTATATGTCAAATAAAGCTCTTGAAAAATTAGCAGCTAATCCTTTTGTATATAAAGTAAACATTGATGTGGAGGACAATTTTGAAAAACAGGCTCTAGAGAAAATAAAGTCTCTTACAGATAATGATCATGAAATTACCCGTATTTCTAAAATAGAGCAGCAGGAAATGATGCATGATGCTAAGATAACCATGTATATTTTAGGAGGGGGAGTAACTTTAATACTGGCACTTATTGGAGTGCTTAATTTTGTCAATGTTATGTCAACTGGTATTATGGTACGCAGGCATGAATTTGCCATAATGGAGAGCCTGGGTATGACTAAAAAGCAGATGAGAAAAATGTTGAGGTTTGAAGGAATATTATATGCAGGTATGACCACAGTTTTAGTTGGATTATTTGGAAGTGTTATTACCTTTGGATTATTTAAATTATTTCAGCAGCAGGCAGATTATGCAGTTTTCTCATATCCCTATCTACAGTTGTTGTGCAGCATTATAATAATATTTTTTATATGTGTTATTACCCCCGAAATTCAATATAGAGTATCTACCAGATGCAGTGTTGTAGAGAGGCTTAGAGAAATAGAGTAA
- a CDS encoding ABC transporter ATP-binding protein, whose translation MDILKTNELKKYYGSGDTIVKALDGVSITVEDGQFAAIVGTSGSGKSTLLHMLGGLDKPTSGSVLVDGKELSLMDDESLTVFRRRSIGFVFQNYNLVPILNVYENIVLPIELDGNKVDENFVDKIVKMLKLEEKLNALPNNLSGGQQQRVAIARALAAKPAIILADEPTGNLDSRTSQDVIGLLKATSMEFHQTIVMITHNEEIAQLSDKIIHIEDGKIVG comes from the coding sequence ATGGACATATTAAAAACGAATGAATTAAAAAAATATTATGGATCGGGAGACACTATTGTAAAAGCCTTAGATGGAGTAAGTATAACTGTAGAAGATGGCCAGTTTGCTGCTATTGTAGGCACTTCTGGCAGTGGCAAATCTACCTTGTTACATATGCTTGGAGGATTAGATAAACCCACTTCCGGAAGTGTACTAGTAGATGGAAAAGAGTTATCTCTTATGGATGATGAATCACTTACTGTTTTTAGGCGCAGAAGTATTGGATTTGTATTTCAAAATTATAATTTAGTGCCTATACTGAATGTTTATGAAAATATTGTTCTTCCCATTGAGCTTGACGGCAACAAAGTGGATGAAAATTTTGTGGATAAAATTGTGAAAATGTTGAAACTGGAGGAGAAACTCAATGCACTGCCAAACAACCTGTCCGGTGGACAGCAGCAGCGGGTGGCTATTGCAAGGGCATTAGCTGCCAAGCCTGCTATCATACTGGCAGACGAACCTACAGGAAATTTAGACAGCAGAACAAGTCAGGATGTAATTGGACTTTTAAAAGCCACAAGCATGGAATTTCATCAAACTATAGTAATGATTACCCATAATGAGGAAATAGCACAACTGTCAGATAAAATTATTCATATTGAAGATGGTAAAATTGTAGGGTAG
- a CDS encoding sensor histidine kinase, producing MLKKKVSISNIYRGIGISFFILGVCFITAVFFYFQHWIIRASAFLFITSFVILAFIFILLVRKKIVDFSDSISQCIEDIMNGKEEIAFHMESEDLIAKIHVKLRRLYKIMRENSSRNENEKQAIQEMVSDISHQVKTPVANLKMYNSTLLQSQLPAEKQREFLLTMEIQINKLDFLMQSLVKMSRLEIGAITLYIESIPLYDTLALALSSIVLPAEKKNIEVTINCDPHIKVFHDRKWTAEALFNILDNAVKYTEKGGKISVEVTRWEMYTKIDISDTGKGIAKQNVTNIFKRFYREEEVQHIYGVGIGLYLSRQIISPQGGYIKVTSKVGMGSTFSVFLPNERQF from the coding sequence ATGCTGAAAAAGAAAGTGTCTATAAGTAATATCTATAGGGGAATTGGCATTTCATTTTTTATACTTGGAGTATGTTTTATTACAGCTGTATTTTTCTATTTTCAACACTGGATTATAAGGGCTAGTGCATTTTTATTTATCACATCTTTTGTTATATTGGCTTTTATATTTATTTTACTTGTAAGAAAAAAGATAGTTGATTTTTCTGATTCAATAAGTCAGTGTATTGAAGATATAATGAATGGAAAAGAAGAAATTGCCTTCCATATGGAATCTGAAGATTTAATTGCTAAAATTCATGTAAAGTTAAGACGCCTTTATAAGATTATGAGGGAAAACAGCAGTAGAAATGAAAATGAAAAACAGGCTATACAGGAAATGGTTTCAGATATTTCACATCAAGTAAAAACCCCTGTGGCAAACCTTAAAATGTATAATTCTACCCTGCTTCAGTCACAGCTTCCCGCTGAAAAGCAAAGGGAGTTTTTGCTGACTATGGAAATTCAAATTAATAAGTTGGATTTTTTAATGCAGTCTTTGGTGAAAATGTCTAGATTGGAAATAGGAGCTATTACACTTTATATTGAATCCATACCATTGTATGATACCCTAGCTTTGGCTTTAAGCAGTATTGTTCTCCCAGCAGAAAAGAAAAATATTGAAGTAACAATAAACTGTGATCCTCATATTAAAGTATTTCATGATAGAAAATGGACAGCTGAAGCTCTCTTTAATATTTTAGACAATGCAGTAAAGTATACAGAAAAAGGAGGAAAGATTTCTGTTGAAGTAACTCGGTGGGAGATGTATACAAAAATTGATATTAGTGATACGGGAAAAGGCATTGCAAAACAGAATGTAACTAATATATTTAAGAGGTTTTACCGTGAAGAGGAAGTCCAACATATATATGGGGTTGGCATAGGACTTTATCTTTCCCGCCAGATTATTTCACCACAGGGAGGATATATAAAGGTAACTTCTAAGGTAGGCATGGGTTCAACCTTTTCTGTATTTCTACCTAATGAAAGGCAGTTTTAG
- a CDS encoding response regulator transcription factor: MKRILVVEDDIMLNSGLCYNLQLDNYEVISAYNMPSAEENIRDTDFDLVVLDINLPEGSGFDFCKKIKSRRDVPVVFLTARDMEEDVMKGFELGAEDYITKPFNINIFRKKVAAILRRCNKQSGENIYTQGSFILDFNRFTATLEGKYITLTPTEYKMLKVFIENPNKVLTRQVLLEKLWDCHGNFVDEHALTVNINRLRGKIESENRKYIKTVYGMGYMWINEKC, from the coding sequence GTGAAGCGAATCCTTGTTGTTGAAGATGATATTATGCTAAATTCTGGGCTGTGTTATAACCTTCAATTAGATAACTATGAAGTCATTTCGGCATATAATATGCCTTCTGCCGAGGAAAATATAAGAGATACGGACTTCGATTTAGTTGTATTAGATATAAATTTGCCTGAAGGAAGCGGCTTTGATTTTTGCAAAAAAATAAAATCCCGAAGAGATGTTCCTGTGGTATTTTTAACTGCCCGTGATATGGAAGAAGATGTTATGAAGGGTTTTGAATTAGGTGCTGAGGATTATATTACAAAGCCTTTTAATATTAATATCTTCAGAAAAAAAGTAGCAGCTATTTTAAGGCGATGTAATAAACAGTCAGGAGAAAATATTTATACACAGGGCAGTTTTATTCTGGATTTTAATAGGTTCACAGCAACTTTGGAAGGAAAATATATTACATTGACCCCCACGGAATATAAAATGTTGAAGGTATTCATAGAAAATCCCAATAAAGTACTTACAAGACAAGTATTGCTTGAAAAGTTATGGGACTGTCATGGAAATTTTGTTGATGAACATGCTCTTACTGTTAATATTAATCGCCTTCGGGGAAAAATTGAGAGTGAAAATAGAAAATACATAAAAACAGTTTATGGTATGGGGTATATGTGGATAAACGAAAAATGCTGA
- a CDS encoding DUF2975 domain-containing protein produces the protein MKENKYNSMAKFLIIVLNVLIAFGVLTFISLIISTLTLGDIGAANRKYIVNCILFFIGTSSLVFILYCLRKILKSVINAGPFNMSIVKNLKDIALSCFIITICYLINFFYNNQFKSFKLIEIDPRGIHTDTEFLIFFFAGCFVLILAQIYKQAVEVKEENDFTV, from the coding sequence ATGAAAGAGAACAAATATAATTCTATGGCTAAATTTTTAATAATTGTATTAAATGTGCTTATTGCCTTTGGGGTATTAACCTTTATAAGTTTAATTATAAGTACATTAACTTTAGGGGATATTGGGGCAGCAAATAGAAAATATATTGTAAACTGTATATTGTTTTTTATTGGAACTTCTTCCTTGGTATTTATTCTTTACTGTCTTAGAAAGATTTTAAAGTCTGTTATAAATGCAGGACCCTTTAATATGAGTATTGTGAAAAATCTAAAGGATATAGCTTTAAGCTGCTTTATTATAACTATATGCTATTTAATAAATTTCTTTTATAATAATCAGTTTAAAAGCTTCAAGTTAATAGAGATAGATCCAAGGGGCATACACACAGATACGGAATTCCTGATATTCTTCTTTGCAGGGTGCTTTGTTTTGATACTGGCTCAAATATACAAGCAGGCCGTGGAAGTAAAAGAAGAAAATGATTTCACGGTTTAG
- a CDS encoding helix-turn-helix domain-containing protein, producing the protein MAIIVNLDVMMAKRKISLNELAEKVGITNANLSILKTGKAKAVRFSTLEAICRELKCQPGDILEFREE; encoded by the coding sequence ATGGCTATAATTGTAAACCTTGATGTAATGATGGCAAAACGCAAAATCTCTCTTAATGAACTGGCCGAGAAGGTTGGAATAACCAATGCCAATTTATCAATATTAAAAACCGGAAAGGCCAAGGCTGTAAGGTTTTCCACACTAGAGGCTATATGCAGGGAACTTAAATGTCAGCCGGGAGATATTTTAGAGTTTAGAGAGGAATAA
- a CDS encoding DUF4153 domain-containing protein translates to MEVNKTLQTKTKYGLYCVLFSLLLGIIFDRLFFDKAPGISYPIFIGLCIGFFLWSMRDRLRMRKSFGWFLLIPIALLSLSFAVHTENIFYLLNFLAVPILMIASSILIVNPRLKWDKSSFIAEMLRKGIANVFNNITKSFTILKASVKIEKTFEMKEGKKQILIGILVSLPLLVILIILLSSADMVFGYYFANLTRIFNNINIEEFVPHAIIILVIAFYLFGYVWGFKSEEKAIQKGLDAPAANWEAVTIITVLAALNILYLIFTIIQFSYLYGGNNIALPADFTYAEYARKGFFELAAVTFINFIIVLICLKYIKKDNKRLLKTANLLLTVLVAFTLNMLFSANFKLTLYEAAFGYTFLRVSVHLFMLLLFILCLVVAAGIWYRKIPIVKSIIVITIIMYTIINYLNIDGLIARKNIERYNETGKLDAYYLTSLSFEAVPYLIELRDKGDSHIKIVIDKNLKYRKEVLDKQNSWTEFNFSKNKTRKLLNQGI, encoded by the coding sequence ATGGAAGTTAATAAAACTTTACAAACTAAAACTAAGTATGGGCTATACTGTGTGCTATTTTCACTGCTGCTTGGAATTATATTTGACAGATTATTTTTTGACAAGGCCCCTGGCATATCCTACCCCATATTTATAGGGCTGTGCATTGGATTTTTCCTATGGTCCATGAGAGATAGGCTAAGAATGAGAAAAAGCTTTGGCTGGTTTTTACTTATACCAATAGCCCTACTGTCCCTCAGCTTTGCAGTTCATACAGAGAACATATTTTATTTATTAAATTTTTTAGCGGTTCCAATTCTTATGATTGCAAGTTCTATTTTAATCGTGAATCCAAGGCTTAAATGGGATAAATCCAGTTTTATAGCTGAGATGTTAAGAAAAGGAATAGCAAATGTGTTTAATAATATCACCAAGTCCTTTACAATTTTAAAGGCTTCAGTAAAAATAGAAAAAACTTTTGAAATGAAGGAAGGAAAAAAGCAAATATTAATTGGCATACTTGTTTCCTTGCCTTTGCTTGTGATTTTAATAATACTTTTAAGTTCTGCAGATATGGTTTTTGGCTACTACTTTGCTAACCTGACAAGGATTTTTAATAATATAAATATAGAAGAGTTTGTACCACATGCCATAATCATTTTAGTTATAGCTTTCTATTTATTTGGTTATGTTTGGGGCTTTAAAAGTGAGGAAAAAGCAATTCAAAAGGGCTTGGATGCCCCTGCTGCGAACTGGGAGGCCGTTACAATAATAACTGTATTGGCTGCTTTAAATATATTGTATCTGATTTTCACAATAATTCAATTTTCTTATCTTTATGGTGGAAATAATATAGCACTGCCAGCTGATTTCACCTATGCAGAATATGCTAGAAAAGGCTTCTTTGAGCTAGCCGCAGTTACCTTTATCAACTTTATAATAGTGCTAATCTGCCTGAAATATATAAAAAAAGATAATAAAAGGCTTTTAAAGACAGCAAATCTTCTTTTAACTGTGCTTGTAGCATTTACCTTAAATATGCTTTTTTCTGCTAATTTTAAGCTTACTTTGTATGAGGCAGCCTTTGGGTATACTTTTTTAAGGGTATCGGTGCATTTATTTATGCTGCTGCTTTTCATACTGTGCCTGGTTGTGGCTGCTGGTATTTGGTACAGAAAAATTCCTATAGTAAAAAGCATAATTGTGATAACAATAATTATGTATACAATAATAAACTATCTTAATATAGATGGTCTTATAGCCAGAAAAAATATAGAACGCTATAATGAAACTGGCAAGCTGGATGCTTATTATTTGACTTCATTGTCTTTTGAAGCCGTTCCTTACTTGATTGAACTGAGGGATAAGGGGGACAGCCATATAAAAATAGTTATTGATAAAAACTTGAAATATAGAAAAGAAGTGCTTGATAAGCAAAATTCATGGACTGAATTTAATTTTAGTAAAAACAAAACTAGAAAATTATTAAACCAGGGGATCTAA
- a CDS encoding ABC transporter permease: MQGVVSLGIFQFLLIYLLLIIVLLIMKKSKVNQTKLLLAASLRMSVQLVIVGYILQYIFSNPKPLFTVVFLILMIAFAVNRVIKSRKDLNYDFKIAIGASLTFSGIFILFFFMTVVVNKSIFNPQYSIPLAGMIIGNAMTGINIGIKTFMDSVNKEKNRINTLLNLGVEPKDILKPFANNALETALIPTLNSMVGMGIVFLPGMMTGQILSGTLPTTAIMYQIAIMIAICTSVCITVFLSLNLGYKSLYNNRKQLL, encoded by the coding sequence TTGCAAGGAGTAGTTTCATTGGGTATTTTTCAGTTTTTGCTTATTTATTTACTGCTAATTATAGTGCTATTAATAATGAAAAAATCAAAAGTCAATCAAACAAAACTTCTCTTAGCTGCAAGTTTAAGAATGTCAGTTCAACTGGTAATTGTAGGGTATATACTTCAATATATATTTAGTAATCCAAAGCCTTTGTTTACTGTTGTTTTTCTTATACTTATGATAGCATTTGCCGTTAATAGAGTAATTAAAAGCAGAAAGGATTTAAATTATGATTTTAAGATTGCAATAGGAGCTTCCTTAACATTTTCAGGGATTTTTATTTTATTTTTCTTTATGACTGTAGTGGTTAACAAATCTATATTTAATCCTCAATACAGCATACCTTTAGCCGGTATGATAATCGGGAATGCCATGACTGGAATAAATATTGGAATAAAAACCTTTATGGATTCTGTAAATAAAGAAAAAAATAGAATTAATACTTTACTTAATTTGGGAGTAGAACCTAAAGATATTTTGAAGCCTTTTGCTAATAATGCTTTAGAAACTGCATTAATTCCCACACTGAATTCCATGGTAGGAATGGGAATAGTATTTTTGCCTGGAATGATGACAGGACAGATATTATCTGGTACGTTACCTACCACAGCAATTATGTACCAAATAGCTATTATGATTGCAATCTGTACTTCTGTTTGCATAACAGTGTTTTTATCATTAAATTTAGGCTATAAATCTTTATATAATAATAGAAAACAATTGTTATAG
- a CDS encoding ABC transporter ATP-binding protein, which yields MNKPLFQASNLIYKANLTYDSVKIEKNKINFIVGESGSGKSTFLKLLNHSISPVSGELLYNNKAIEEYDPIALRREVSLVSQEPFLFDESILDNFKIFYSMRQLPVPEKDYVSYITRLCSVNIPLDQNASSLSGGERQRIYISIFLSLCPKVILLDEPTSALDEKNSYKIMKNVINFCKGKNIDIVIVSHDKNIVGEFCENKIEIVKEDKICKE from the coding sequence ATGAATAAACCATTATTTCAAGCCAGTAACCTTATTTATAAAGCTAACTTGACTTATGATAGTGTTAAAATTGAAAAGAATAAAATTAATTTTATTGTTGGGGAGAGCGGAAGCGGTAAAAGTACTTTTTTAAAGCTGCTGAATCATTCCATAAGTCCGGTATCTGGAGAATTATTGTATAACAATAAGGCAATAGAAGAATATGACCCCATTGCTTTAAGACGTGAGGTAAGTTTAGTTTCTCAAGAACCTTTTCTCTTTGATGAGAGTATTTTAGATAATTTTAAAATCTTTTACTCCATGAGGCAATTACCTGTGCCTGAGAAAGATTATGTCAGTTATATTACCAGACTTTGCTCTGTAAATATTCCCTTAGATCAAAATGCATCTAGCCTTTCTGGTGGAGAACGTCAAAGAATCTATATATCCATTTTTTTATCTTTATGTCCAAAGGTTATATTGTTGGACGAGCCAACTTCAGCATTAGATGAAAAAAACAGCTATAAAATAATGAAAAATGTAATAAATTTTTGTAAGGGAAAAAATATTGATATTGTAATTGTAAGTCATGATAAAAATATTGTTGGGGAGTTTTGTGAAAATAAAATTGAAATAGTTAAGGAGGACAAAATTTGCAAGGAGTAG
- a CDS encoding PadR family transcriptional regulator, whose translation MQDQIMRKLFLGFIHVHILHHAKEEPFYGAWMIEELKEHGYEISAGTLYPILHTLEKNGVLKVEDKNVEGKIRKYYSITEFGEEVLKEAKAKAYELFKEIKD comes from the coding sequence ATGCAAGATCAAATTATGAGAAAATTATTTTTGGGATTTATTCATGTTCATATATTACATCATGCCAAGGAGGAACCTTTTTATGGGGCGTGGATGATAGAAGAACTCAAGGAACACGGATATGAAATCAGCGCCGGGACACTATATCCCATACTTCACACACTGGAGAAAAATGGTGTTTTGAAAGTTGAAGATAAGAATGTTGAGGGAAAGATAAGAAAATATTATTCAATTACTGAGTTTGGAGAAGAGGTTCTTAAAGAAGCCAAAGCAAAGGCATACGAATTATTTAAAGAAATAAAAGATTAA
- a CDS encoding DUF1294 domain-containing protein → MKIFLYYILLVNIYGFILMYLDKNKSKKGKWRISENKLFITAILFGSLGIFLGMYAFRHKTKHPKFVIGIPIIIILQLFLYFKYLNNLLP, encoded by the coding sequence ATGAAAATATTTTTATATTATATTTTACTTGTAAATATATATGGCTTTATATTAATGTATTTGGATAAAAACAAATCTAAAAAAGGAAAGTGGAGAATATCTGAAAACAAACTTTTTATTACAGCTATTTTATTTGGAAGCTTGGGTATATTTTTAGGTATGTATGCTTTCAGACATAAGACCAAGCATCCAAAATTTGTCATAGGCATTCCTATTATTATCATATTACAGTTATTTCTATACTTTAAATATCTAAATAATCTGCTGCCATAA
- a CDS encoding MarR family winged helix-turn-helix transcriptional regulator produces MKEVDINQVAKNLSTLLPTLDRKLIRPFEQQARHLVSPLAIHVMSILSEKHSFTMTELAEEIKIAKPQLTPIIDKLIASNWVCREQDCKDRRIVKIKITSSGSELLDNLQKDIISSIKTKIEGLDKEDLFLLDKALNQLYTVINKIF; encoded by the coding sequence ATGAAAGAAGTTGATATAAATCAGGTGGCAAAAAATTTATCTACTTTATTGCCTACCCTTGACAGAAAACTTATAAGACCCTTTGAACAGCAAGCACGACATTTAGTAAGTCCTCTAGCAATTCATGTCATGTCTATTTTATCTGAAAAACATTCATTTACAATGACAGAACTTGCAGAGGAAATTAAAATTGCAAAACCCCAGTTAACACCTATTATTGATAAGCTTATTGCCAGTAACTGGGTCTGTAGGGAACAGGATTGTAAAGACAGAAGGATAGTAAAGATAAAAATCACTTCCTCTGGTAGTGAGCTTCTTGATAATCTGCAAAAAGATATAATCAGCAGCATTAAAACAAAAATAGAAGGCCTTGATAAAGAAGATCTGTTTCTCCTAGATAAGGCTCTAAATCAGCTTTATACAGTAATAAATAAGATTTTCTAG